One Drosophila willistoni isolate 14030-0811.24 chromosome 2R unlocalized genomic scaffold, UCI_dwil_1.1 Seg167, whole genome shotgun sequence DNA segment encodes these proteins:
- the LOC6644459 gene encoding 3,4-dihydroxyphenylacetaldehyde synthase 2 isoform X2 → MDAKEFREFGKAAVDFVADYLENIRDHDILPSVEPGYMLDLLPNQMPEGPESWRDILTDIDRVIKPGITHWQSPNMHAYYPTSVSYPSIVGEMLASGFGIIGFSWICSPACTELEVVVMDWLAKFLKLPEQFLHATEGPGGGVIQGSASEAVLVAVLAAREQAVVKHRELHPELSESEIRGKLIAYSSDQSNSCIEKAGVIAAMPIKLLPAGEDLILRGEALKKAIEEDVQEGRIPVICIATLGTTGTCAYDDIESLATVCEDHNVWLHVDAAYAGGAFALDECADLRRGIDRVDSLNFNLHKFMLVNFDCSAMWLKDANKVVDSFNVDRIYLKHKYEGQSQIPDFRHWQIPLGRRFRALKVWITFRTLGAEGLRAHVRKHISLAEQFEKLVKDDKRFELVAPRALGLVCFRPKGDNEITAQLLQRLMERKKIYMVKAEHAGCLFLRFAVCGMDPKPSDIDYAWSEIETQLTDLLVDQQRLLETPSKAGEVGELTHHFQILANNGNVTHEKSQ, encoded by the exons ATGGATGCAAAAGAATTTCGTGAATTTGGCAAGGCGGCTGTTGATTTTGTAGCCGATTACTTGGAAAATATACGTGATCATGATATTCTACCCTCTGTGGAGCCGGGTTATATGCTGGATTTATTGCCCAATCAAATGCCCGAGGGTCCAGAATCATGGCGCGATATACTAACCGATATTGACCGCGTGATCAAACCAGGAATAACACATTGGCAATCGCCCAATATGCATGCCTATTATCCCACAAGTGTCTCTTATCCCTCAATTGTGGGAGAAATGTTGGCCAGTGGCTTTGGCATTATTGGTTTTAGTTGG ATCTGTAGTCCTGCATGCACAGAATTGGAAGTTGTTGTTATGGATTGGTTGGCCAAATTCTTGAAGCTGCCTGAACAGTTTTTGCATGCAACTGAAGGACCTGGTGGTGGTGTCATTCAAGGATCAGCCAGTGAGGCTGTTCTAGTTGCCGTGCTGGCTGCCCGTGAGCAAGCAGTGGTCAAGCACCGTGAACTTCATCCAGAACTAAGCGAGAGTGAGATTAGAGGCAAACTGATTGCTTACTCTTCGGATCAGAGTAATAGTTGTATTGAGAAGGCTGGTGTAATTGCTGCCATGCCCATTAAGCTATTGCCAGCTGGCGAAGATTTGATTCTACGTGGTGAGGCCCTGAAAAAGGCCATAGAAGAAGATGTGCAAGAGGGCCGCATTCCAGTtatttgtattgccacactAGGAACAACAGGAACATGTGCCTATGATGACATTGAATCCTTGGCAACGGTTTGTGAGGATCACAATGTGTGGCTTCATGTGGATGCAGCCTATGCGGGTGGAGCTTTTGCCCTGGATGAGTGTGCCGATTTGAGACGCGGAATAGATCGTGTGGACTCATTGAATTTCAATCTTCACAAGTTTATGTTAGTGAATTTCGATTGCTCGGCCATGTGGCTGAAGGATGCCAACAAAGTTGTTGATAGTTTTAATGTGGACCGCATATACTTGAAGCACAAATATGAGGGACAATCGCAGATACCAGACTTCAGGCATTGGCAAATTCCGCTGGGACGTCGTTTCAGAGCACTCAAAGTGTGGATCACATTCCGTACTCTTGGCGCCGAAGGATTGCGTGCCCATGTCCGTAAACACATCAGTCTGGCCGAGCAGTTCGAGAAACTGGTGAAAGATGACAAACGTTTTGAATTAGTTGCTCCACGCGCATTGGGTTTAGTTTGTTTCCGACCCAAGGGAGATAATGAGATTACAGCCCAATTGCTGCAGCGTCTTATGGAACGCAAGAAGATCTATATGGTCAAAGCAGAACATGCtggttgtttatttttaagatttgcAGTTTGTGGCATGGATCCCAAACCTTCGGATATTGACTATGCGTGGTCGGAAATTGAGACACAGTTGACAGATCTTCTGGTAGATCAACAACGTCTGCTTGAGACACCAAGTAAGGCCGGCGAAGTGGGTGAACTGACGCATCATTTCCAAATCCTAGCAAATAATGGCAATGTAACGCATGAGAAATCACAGTGA
- the LOC6644460 gene encoding protein anon-37Cs translates to MALRQLLLKPEHPILTIISYRIAGKRSLYRNAKALKADSGNQYHNHSSIPHYNRNLEAARKNARIVVIGAGLAGLSAAQHLLSHGFRKCLVLEATDRYGGRINSKKFGDTFCELGAKWVNIDGSHDSTYELLKNAEGLGKQIKEKEKVQYVHEEKQVNPVMVELIDTLFRQLCGGLKVKDTLKKGNDLHALDNVMAYFQMESNKIISISYKDPAEKQTAQEIFQSLFKEFSSIFGCCLENVNIEQITSYPVVQQEQHPIYVPTGLDNVVNELKKNLDVDQLQTGKPVGKIEWIGHPMLGEFKSVGCLDGSLYKADHIICTLPLGVLKNFAGILFNPTLPLDKLLAIRNLGNGNPVKIFVSYKKPISRWFKSNMRPLSCSVTSDTSNNQPERNWTQQVVEISQLPTSQHVLEIRIGGGYYDEIEKLPDSNLVEEITALLRKCIRNHLVPYPQGLLRSYWNSSACYLGGRPYFSISSSARDVQRLAAPLGEPIPSLLFAGDATTLHGFGTIDGARTSGIREAQRIIDYYTMKQCN, encoded by the coding sequence ATGGCATTGCGTCAGCTTCTCTTGAAACCTGAACATCCTATTCTCACCATTATCAGTTATAGAATAGCTGGCAAACGCAGCTTATACCGCAATGCAAAGGCACTGAAGGCAGATTCGGGTAACCAATATCACAATCATTCATCAATACCGCATTACAATCGAAATCTGGAGGCAGCTAGGAAGAATGCTCGAATTGTTGTGATTGGTGCCGGATTGGCCGGCCTTTCAGCGGCTCAGCATTTGCTCTCGCATGGATTTCGCAAATGCCTGGTGCTAGAGGCAACCGATCGCTATGGCGGCAGGATTAATTCGAAGAAATTTGGCGACACTTTCTGTGAATTGGGCGCCAAATGGGTTAACATCGATGGATCTCATGATTCCACCTACGAACTCTTAAAAAATGCCGAAGGTCTTGGCAAACAGATcaaggagaaggagaaggtCCAGTATGTGCATGAGGAAAAGCAAGTAAATCCAGTCATGGTTGAGCTAATCGACACACTATTTCGACAACTCTGCGGTGGTCTAAAGGTGAAGGACACTTTGAAAAAGGGCAACGATCTGCACGCCTTGGATAATGTCATGGCCTATTTTCAAATGGAGAGcaataaaataatttcaatatcCTACAAAGATCCAGCCGAAAAGCAGACAGCACAAGAGATATTCCAATCCCTTTTCAAGGAGTTCAGTAGCATTTTTGGTTGTTGCCTAGAAAATGTGAATATTGAGCAAATAACCAGCTATCCAGTCGTCCAGCAAGAACAGCATCCGATATATGTGCCCACGGGATTGGATAATGTGGTCAACGAACTAAAGAAGAATCTGGACGTTGATCAACTGCAAACGGGCAAGCCAGTGGGCAAAATTGAATGGATTGGACACCCAATGTTGGGTGAATTCAAAAGTGTAGGATGCCTAGATGGTAGTCTCTATAAGGCCGATCATATTATATGTACTCTCCCATTGGGTGTTTTAAAGAATTTCGCTGGTATCCTCTTTAATCCAACGTTGCCCTTGGATAAGCTCTTAGCCATACGAAATTTAGGCAATGGCAATCCCGTCAAGATATTCGTCTCCTATAAGAAACCAATTAGTCGTTGGTTTAAATCTAATATGAGGCCACTGAGCTGCTCAGTAACTAGCGATACATCCAATAATCAACCGGAACGTAATTGGACTCAACAAGTTGTGGAAATCTCTCAATTGCCCACCAGTCAACATGTGCTGGAAATTCGTATTGGTGGTGGTTATTACGATGAGATCGAGAAATTGCCAGATTCCAATTTAGTAGAAGAAATTACAGCTCTATTGAGAAAGTGTATACGCAATCATCTAGTACCCTATCCACAGGGTCTGCTACGTTCCTACTGGAATTCATCAGCCTGCTATCTAGGCGGACGTCCCTATTTCTCCATCTCGAGCAGTGCCAGAGATGTGCAACGTTTGGCCGCTCCTCTAGGTGAACCGATTCCATCGCTTCTCTTTGCTGGTGATGCCACCACTTTACATGGCTTCGGCACAATCGATGGAGCCCGAACTAGTGGAATAAGGGAAGCTCAACGCATCATTGACTATTATACCATGAAGCAGTGCAATTGA
- the LOC6644461 gene encoding aromatic-L-amino-acid decarboxylase isoform X1 has translation MSNLPTNRTNKAKQTNGNGKANITVEDKLDPKVSIDMEAPEFKDFAKSMVDYIAEYLENIRDRRVLPEVKPGYLKPLIPDEAPEKPESWQAIMEDIERVIMPGVTHWHSPKFHAYFPTANSYPAIVADMLSGAIACIGFTWIASPACTELEVAMMDWLGKMLDLPSDFLASSGGKGGGVIQGTASESTLVALLGAKAKKLQEVKAEHPEWDEHTIIGKLVGYCSDQAHSSVERAGLLGGIKLRSVKSENNRLRGDALEKAIEKDLADGLIPFYAVVTLGTTNSCAFDRLDECGAVGNKHNVWIHVDAAYAGSAFICPEYRHYMKGMERADSFNFNPHKWMLVNFDCSAMWLKDPSWVVNAFNVDPLYLKHDMQGSAPDYRHWQIPLGRRFRALKLWFVLRLYGVENLQAHIRRHCNFAKQFGDLCVADSRFELAAEVNMGLVCFRLKGNNERNEALLKRINGRGNIHMVPAKINDVYFLRMAVCSRFTQSEDMEYSWKEVSAAADEMEAAK, from the exons atgagTAACTTACCAACAAATAGAACTaacaaagcaaagcaaactAACGGTAATGGTAAAGCTAATATAACGGTGGAAGATAAACTTGATCCCAAGGTCTCG ATCGATATGGAGGCTCCAGaatttaaagattttgccaaaTCAATGGTTGATTATATAGCAGAATATTTGGAAAATATACGCGACAG aCGCGTCCTGCCCGAAGTTAAGCCTGGCTATTTGAAGCCTTTGATACCAGATGAGGCACCCGAGAAGCCAGAGAGTTGGCAGGCCATAATGGAGGATATCGAGCGTGTGATTATGCCTGGAGTTACACACTGGCATAGTCCGAAGTTCCATGCCTATTTTCCTACTGCCAACTCCTATCCGGCGATTGTGGCTGATATGTTGAGCGGAGCAATAGCATGCATTGGCTTCACTTGGATAGCCAGTCCGGCTTGCACGGAACTTGAGGTTGCCATGATGGATTGGTTGGGCAAAATGTTGGATTTGCCATCTGACTTTTTGGCCAGCTCTGGCGGCAAGGGTGGAGGCGTTATTCAGGGTACAGCAAGTGAATCGACTTTGGTGGCTCTACTTGGCGCCAAGGCCAAGAAGTTGCAGGAGGTGAAGGCTGAGCATCCCGAATGGGATGAGCATACTATTATTGGAAAGCTGGTGGGCTACTGTTCCGATCAAGCTCACTCATCGGTGGAGAGGGCTGGCCTCTTGGGTGGCATTAAGTTGCGCTCTGTGAAGTCTGAGAATAATCGCTTGCGGGGAGATGCCCTTGAGAAGGCCATTGAAAAGGATTTGGCCGATGGTCTGATACCATTCTATGCTGTCGTCACTCTAGGCACTACCAATTCCTGTGCCTTCGATCGTCTGGATGAGTGTGGTGCGGTAGGCAATAAGCACAATGTGTGGATTCATGTGGATGCTGCTTATGCTGGTTCGGCCTTTATTTGTCCCGAATATCGTCACTACATGAAGGGCATGGAACGGGCAGATTCATTCAATTTCAATCCACACAAATGGATGTTGGTGAATTTCGATTGTTCGGCCATGTGGCTAAAGGATCCCAGTTGGGTGGTCAACGCCTTCAATGTGGATCCTCTCTATCTGAAGCACGATATGCAAGGATCAGCTCCCGATTATCGTCATTGGCAAATCCCATTGGGTCGTCGTTTCCGTGCCCTGAAGCTTTGGTTCGTTCTCCGTTTGTATGGAGTGGAAAATCTTCAGGCTCACATTCGTCGTCATTGCAATTTTGCCAAACAATTTGGTGATCTGTGTGTCGCTGATTCCCGCTTCGAGTTGGCCGCTGAGGTCAACATGGGTCTGGTCTGTTTCCGTCTCAAGGGCAACAATGAGAGGAATGAAGCTTTGCTCAAGCGAATCAATGGACGTGGAAACATTCATATGGTTCCGGCCAAAATCAACGATGTCTACTTCTTGCGCATGGCCGTCTGTTCGAGATTCACTCAGTCCGAGGACATGGAATACTCATGGAAGGAGGTCAGTGCTGCTGCCGATGAAATGGAAGCCGCTAAGTAA
- the LOC6644461 gene encoding aromatic-L-amino-acid decarboxylase isoform X2 — translation MEAPEFKDFAKSMVDYIAEYLENIRDRRVLPEVKPGYLKPLIPDEAPEKPESWQAIMEDIERVIMPGVTHWHSPKFHAYFPTANSYPAIVADMLSGAIACIGFTWIASPACTELEVAMMDWLGKMLDLPSDFLASSGGKGGGVIQGTASESTLVALLGAKAKKLQEVKAEHPEWDEHTIIGKLVGYCSDQAHSSVERAGLLGGIKLRSVKSENNRLRGDALEKAIEKDLADGLIPFYAVVTLGTTNSCAFDRLDECGAVGNKHNVWIHVDAAYAGSAFICPEYRHYMKGMERADSFNFNPHKWMLVNFDCSAMWLKDPSWVVNAFNVDPLYLKHDMQGSAPDYRHWQIPLGRRFRALKLWFVLRLYGVENLQAHIRRHCNFAKQFGDLCVADSRFELAAEVNMGLVCFRLKGNNERNEALLKRINGRGNIHMVPAKINDVYFLRMAVCSRFTQSEDMEYSWKEVSAAADEMEAAK, via the exons ATGGAGGCTCCAGaatttaaagattttgccaaaTCAATGGTTGATTATATAGCAGAATATTTGGAAAATATACGCGACAG aCGCGTCCTGCCCGAAGTTAAGCCTGGCTATTTGAAGCCTTTGATACCAGATGAGGCACCCGAGAAGCCAGAGAGTTGGCAGGCCATAATGGAGGATATCGAGCGTGTGATTATGCCTGGAGTTACACACTGGCATAGTCCGAAGTTCCATGCCTATTTTCCTACTGCCAACTCCTATCCGGCGATTGTGGCTGATATGTTGAGCGGAGCAATAGCATGCATTGGCTTCACTTGGATAGCCAGTCCGGCTTGCACGGAACTTGAGGTTGCCATGATGGATTGGTTGGGCAAAATGTTGGATTTGCCATCTGACTTTTTGGCCAGCTCTGGCGGCAAGGGTGGAGGCGTTATTCAGGGTACAGCAAGTGAATCGACTTTGGTGGCTCTACTTGGCGCCAAGGCCAAGAAGTTGCAGGAGGTGAAGGCTGAGCATCCCGAATGGGATGAGCATACTATTATTGGAAAGCTGGTGGGCTACTGTTCCGATCAAGCTCACTCATCGGTGGAGAGGGCTGGCCTCTTGGGTGGCATTAAGTTGCGCTCTGTGAAGTCTGAGAATAATCGCTTGCGGGGAGATGCCCTTGAGAAGGCCATTGAAAAGGATTTGGCCGATGGTCTGATACCATTCTATGCTGTCGTCACTCTAGGCACTACCAATTCCTGTGCCTTCGATCGTCTGGATGAGTGTGGTGCGGTAGGCAATAAGCACAATGTGTGGATTCATGTGGATGCTGCTTATGCTGGTTCGGCCTTTATTTGTCCCGAATATCGTCACTACATGAAGGGCATGGAACGGGCAGATTCATTCAATTTCAATCCACACAAATGGATGTTGGTGAATTTCGATTGTTCGGCCATGTGGCTAAAGGATCCCAGTTGGGTGGTCAACGCCTTCAATGTGGATCCTCTCTATCTGAAGCACGATATGCAAGGATCAGCTCCCGATTATCGTCATTGGCAAATCCCATTGGGTCGTCGTTTCCGTGCCCTGAAGCTTTGGTTCGTTCTCCGTTTGTATGGAGTGGAAAATCTTCAGGCTCACATTCGTCGTCATTGCAATTTTGCCAAACAATTTGGTGATCTGTGTGTCGCTGATTCCCGCTTCGAGTTGGCCGCTGAGGTCAACATGGGTCTGGTCTGTTTCCGTCTCAAGGGCAACAATGAGAGGAATGAAGCTTTGCTCAAGCGAATCAATGGACGTGGAAACATTCATATGGTTCCGGCCAAAATCAACGATGTCTACTTCTTGCGCATGGCCGTCTGTTCGAGATTCACTCAGTCCGAGGACATGGAATACTCATGGAAGGAGGTCAGTGCTGCTGCCGATGAAATGGAAGCCGCTAAGTAA
- the LOC6643934 gene encoding protein l(2)37Cc, which yields MAAQFFNRIGQMGLGVAVLGGVINSALYNVEGGHRAVIFDRFTGIKQSVVGEGTHFFIPWVQRPIIFDIRSQPRNVPVITGSKDLQNVNITLRILYRPIPDELPKIYTILGQDYDERVLPSIAPEVLKAVVAQFDAGELITQREMVSQRVSQELTVRAKQFGFILDDISLTHLTFGREFTQAVEMKQVAQQEAEKARFVVEKAEQQKLASIISAEGDAAAADLLAKSFGEAGDGLVELRRIEAAEDIAYQLSRSRGVAYLPSGQSTLLNLPSTLAQ from the exons ATGGCTGCTCAGTTCTTCAATCGTATTGGCCAGATGGGTCTCGGAGTTGCGGTGCTTGGAGGCGTGATTAACTCTGCATTATATAATGTGGAAGGTGGACACCGTGCGGTCATCTTTGATCGTTTCACTGGCATCAAGCAGAGTGTGGTGGGCGAGGGTACACATTTCTTCATCCCATGGGTGCAACGTCCCATCATCTTTGACATTCGGTCCCAGCCCCGCAATGTGCCAGTGATAACCGGCAGCAAGGATTTGCAGAATGTTAACATAACATTGCGTATTCTATATCGTCCCATTCCCGATGAATTGCCAAAGATTTATACAATTTTGGGCCAGGATTATGATGAGCGTGTGTTGCCCTCCATTGCTCCTGAGGTCTTGAAGGCTGTTGTCGCTCAATTCGATGCCGGCGAGTTGATCACACAGCGTGAG ATGGTATCTCAGCGCGTATCCCAAGAGCTGACAGTGCGTGCCAAGCAATTCGGTTTCATTTTGGATGATATTTCCCTAACCCACTTGACCTTTGGCCGTGAATTCACACAGGCTGTGGAAATGAAACAGGTGGCCCAACAGGAGGCCGAGAAGGCTCGCTTTGTGGTCGAAAAGGCTGAACAACAGAAATTGGCTTCCATTATTTCGGCGGAGGGTGATGCCGCCGCTGCCGATTTGCTGGCCAAATCCTTTGGAGAAGCTGGTGATGGTCTTGTCGAATTGCGTCGTATTGAGGCAGCCGAGGATATTGCCTACCAACTATCTAGATCACGTGGCGTTGCCTATTTGCCCAGTGGTCAGAGTACACTCCTCAATCTGCCCTCAACATTGGCGCAATAA